One window of Pyxicephalus adspersus chromosome 4, UCB_Pads_2.0, whole genome shotgun sequence genomic DNA carries:
- the LOC140327986 gene encoding LOW QUALITY PROTEIN: uncharacterized protein (The sequence of the model RefSeq protein was modified relative to this genomic sequence to represent the inferred CDS: substituted 1 base at 1 genomic stop codon), whose translation MSQVGKKLNQCPECQTSFISKSKLSVHLRIHTGEKPFQCSECGKCFTRKCYLSEHLKNHTGEKPFSCSECNKCFSRSDILIAHQRIHTEVKPFQCSECNKCFSRSSNLTIHMKTHTGDKPYQCSECNKCFSQSSNLTRHLKTHTGEKPFQCSECNQCFSRSDILIAHQRIHTEEKSFQCSECDKYFSHSSNLTKHLKTHAGEKPFQCSECNKCFSQKYILTKHQRTHTGEKPFQCSECNKCFSYNSNLIKHQRTHTGEKPFQCSECNKCFSCYSNLTKHXXIHTGEKPFKCSECDKCFTRKYYLSEHLRNHTGEKPFQCSECNKYFSRSDILIEHQRIHTEEKPFQCSECNKCFSHRFNLTEHLKTHTGVKPFQCSECNKCFSQSSNLTKHLKTHTGEKPFQCSECDKCFSHSSNLTKHQRTHTGEKPFQCSECDKYFSHSSNLTKHQRTHTGEKPFQCSECNKCFSLNFNLTKHQKIHTGEKPFTCSECDKCFSRHSHLAEHQRIHTAEKPFNSSXFGKCFTQSANLITHQKTHTI comes from the exons ATGAGTCAAGTTGGAAAGAAGCTGAATCAGTGTCCCGAGTGCCAGACAAGTTTTATCTCTAAATCAAAACTCAGTGTTCACCTaaggattcacacaggagagaaaccatttcaatgttcagaatgtggcaaaTGCTTCACAAGAAAATGCTATCTTTCTGAACACCTAAAGaatcacacaggggagaaaccgttttcatgttcagaatgtaacAAGTGTTTCTCTAGAAGTGATATTCTTATTGCACACCAGAGGATCCACACAGAAGTcaaaccatttcaatgttcagaatgtaacAAGTGCTTCTCACGAAGTTCGAATCTTACTATACACATGAAGACTCATACAGGAGATAAACCATatcaatgttcagaatgtaacAAGTGTTTCTCACAAAGTTCTAATCTTACTAGACACCTGAAGACGcatacaggggagaaaccatttcaatgttcagaatgtaacCAGTGTTTCTCTAGAAGTGATATTCTTATTGCACACCAGAGGATCCACACAGAAGAAAAatcatttcaatgttcagaatgtgacaagtaCTTCTCACACAGTTCTAATCTTACTAAACACCTAAAGACTCATGCAGGAGAAAAACCATTTCAGTGTTCAGAATGTAACAAGTGTTTctcacaaaaatatattcttactaaacatcagaggactcacacaggagagaaaccatttcaatgttcagaatgtaacAAGTGTTTCTCATACAATTCTAATCTTATTAaacatcagaggactcacaccGGAGAGAAACCATTTCAGTGTTCAGAATGTAACAAGTGTTTCTCATGTTATTCTAATCTTACTAaacat NNNNNAATTCACACCGGGgaaaaaccatttaaatgttcagaatgtgacaaatgTTTCACAAGAAAATATTATCTTTCTGAACACCTGAGGaatcacacaggggagaaaccatttcaatgttcagagTGTAACAAGTATTTCTCTAGAAGTGATATTCTTATTGAACATCAGAGGATCCACACGGAAGAAAAgccatttcaatgttcagaatgtaacAAGTGCTTCTCACACCGTTTTAATCTTACTGAACACCTAAAGACTCATACAGGAGtgaaaccatttcaatgttcgGAATGTAACAAGTGTTTCTCACAAAGTTCTAATCTTACTAAACACCTAAAGACTCATACAGGtgagaaaccatttcaatgttcagaatgtgacaagtgttTCTCACACAGTTCTAATCTTACTAAACACCAGAGGACTcatacaggagagaaaccatttcaatgttcagaatgtgacaagtaTTTTTCACACAGTTCTAATCTTACTAAACACCAGAGGACTcatacaggagagaaaccatttcaatgttcagaatgtaacAAGTGTTTTTCACTCAATTTTAATCTTACTAAACATCAGaagattcacacaggagagaaaccttttacatgttcagaatgtgacaagtgcttttCGCGACATTCACATCTTGCTGAGCACCAGAGAATTCATACAGCAGAGAAACCTTTTAATTCGTCATAATTTGGCAAGTGTTTCACGCAAAGTGCTAATCTTATTACCCACCAGAAGACTCACACCATTTAG